The following are encoded together in the Methanosarcina flavescens genome:
- a CDS encoding ORC1-type DNA replication protein: MTGNDILLWDETLFKDPSVLEPDYLPDYFPHRESQLNALKFALKPALRGMRPLNCLLVGPPGTGKTSAVMKIFREVEAHAPGVVTVKVNCQIDSTRFAVISRIYRKLFGISPPNSGVAFRKIFETVVNFLVSSEKVLIVALDDLNYLCYEGHANEVMYSLLRAHEQYPGAKIGVIGIVNDASDLYCLDSRVNSVFLPEDIPFPRYGSAEILDILKDRTKYGFYPKVISDELLELIVSYVERTGDLRVGIDLLKRSGFNAERRGSRTISSEDVEKAYEASKLLHLCRSISLLSDPEKRLLELIARKGEIQAGELYKAFRELTQLGYTRFYGIVNRLQVLNYIDADFTGKGQRGRTRIIKTKFEAEDVLNCLEK, translated from the coding sequence AATGATATACTACTTTGGGATGAGACCCTATTTAAGGACCCCTCCGTGCTTGAGCCTGATTATCTTCCTGATTATTTTCCTCATAGGGAATCCCAGTTGAATGCGCTCAAATTCGCGCTCAAGCCAGCCCTGCGCGGTATGCGACCTTTGAATTGTTTGCTTGTAGGTCCTCCCGGAACAGGAAAAACCAGTGCGGTTATGAAGATATTCAGGGAAGTTGAAGCCCATGCACCTGGTGTCGTTACCGTTAAAGTTAACTGCCAGATTGATTCCACACGTTTTGCGGTAATATCCAGAATTTACAGGAAGCTTTTTGGAATTTCTCCTCCCAACTCGGGAGTTGCATTCAGAAAGATCTTTGAAACTGTTGTTAATTTCCTTGTTTCTTCAGAAAAAGTTCTGATTGTTGCTCTGGACGACCTCAACTATCTCTGCTACGAAGGGCATGCCAATGAAGTGATGTACTCACTTTTAAGGGCACATGAACAGTACCCTGGAGCAAAGATAGGAGTAATCGGGATTGTAAATGATGCCTCAGATCTTTACTGCCTGGATTCCAGGGTTAATTCGGTTTTCCTGCCTGAAGACATTCCTTTTCCGAGATATGGAAGTGCTGAGATTCTTGACATTCTAAAAGATCGCACAAAGTACGGCTTTTATCCCAAGGTAATTTCTGATGAACTGCTGGAGCTTATCGTCTCGTATGTAGAAAGGACTGGAGACCTCAGGGTTGGAATTGACCTCCTCAAACGTTCTGGTTTTAATGCTGAGCGCAGGGGAAGTCGCACAATCTCTTCTGAAGATGTGGAAAAAGCTTACGAAGCATCCAAGCTGCTTCATCTCTGCAGGAGTATAAGCCTCCTGTCTGATCCCGAAAAGCGCCTGCTCGAATTAATAGCAAGAAAAGGAGAAATCCAGGCGGGTGAGCTTTACAAAGCTTTCCGTGAATTAACGCAGCTAGGATACACACGTTTTTATGGAATTGTCAACAGACTTCAGGTGCTTAATTACATAGATGCGGATTTTACAGGCAAGGGACAGAGAGGCAGGACAAGAATTATAAAAACAAAATTTGAGGCTGAGGATGTTCTTAACTGCCTTGAAAAATAG
- the thsA gene encoding thermosome subunit alpha: protein MAGQPIFILKEGSKRTRGRDAQSNNIMAAKAVAEAVRTTLGPKGMDKMLVDSMGDVIITNDGAAILKEMDIEHPAAKMVVEVAKTQDEEVGDGTTSAAVVSGQLLTKAEDLIEQEIHPTIIASGYRLAADKAVEVLNSLAMTVEMSNRDLLISIAETAMTGKGAESSKRLLSEISVDAVTSVVDTNGKASVDKDNINVVKKVGGRVEDSELIRGMIIDKERIHPNMPEKIKDAKILLLNSAIELKDTEVDAEISITSPDQLQSFLDQEEQMLKKIVQKVIDSGANVVFCQKGIEELAQHYLAKAGIFAVRRVKKSDMEKLARATGGKLITNMDEITPEDLGYAELVEERKIGGDNMTFVTGCDNPKAVTILLRGGTEHVVDSIDSALEDALRVVGVAIEDEKLVAGGGSPEVEVALRLQEYAATLEGREQLAVKAYAEALEIIPRTLAENAGLDPIDMLMELRSQHEKGVKTAGLNVFEGKVVDMWKDFVVEPLRVKTQVINAATEAATMILRIDDVIASTRAAPGPEEMGGMPGGMQGGMGGGMPPMM, encoded by the coding sequence ATGGCAGGTCAGCCAATATTCATTTTAAAAGAAGGAAGTAAGCGAACCAGAGGCAGGGATGCCCAGAGTAACAATATTATGGCTGCAAAGGCAGTAGCCGAAGCCGTTAGAACAACCCTTGGACCTAAAGGCATGGATAAGATGCTCGTGGACTCCATGGGTGATGTGATTATTACAAACGATGGGGCAGCCATCCTCAAAGAGATGGACATTGAACACCCTGCAGCAAAGATGGTAGTTGAAGTAGCCAAGACCCAGGATGAAGAAGTAGGAGACGGCACTACCAGTGCAGCTGTGGTCTCAGGCCAGCTCTTAACCAAAGCTGAAGATTTAATCGAGCAGGAAATCCACCCGACAATCATCGCGTCAGGGTACAGGCTTGCAGCAGATAAAGCCGTAGAAGTCCTGAATTCCCTGGCAATGACAGTAGAGATGTCTAACCGGGACCTTTTAATCAGCATCGCTGAAACCGCAATGACTGGAAAAGGTGCAGAATCCTCCAAAAGGCTCCTCTCCGAGATTTCCGTAGATGCCGTTACAAGCGTTGTGGACACAAACGGAAAGGCAAGCGTTGACAAAGACAACATCAATGTTGTGAAGAAGGTCGGCGGCAGGGTAGAGGATTCCGAGCTTATCCGGGGCATGATTATTGATAAGGAGAGAATTCACCCCAACATGCCTGAAAAAATCAAGGATGCAAAAATCCTTCTTCTCAATTCCGCAATCGAACTCAAGGACACCGAAGTAGATGCAGAAATCTCCATAACCTCTCCTGACCAGCTCCAGTCCTTCCTTGATCAGGAAGAGCAGATGCTCAAGAAGATCGTCCAGAAGGTTATCGACAGCGGGGCAAATGTTGTCTTCTGCCAGAAGGGAATTGAAGAGCTTGCCCAGCACTACCTTGCAAAAGCAGGTATCTTTGCTGTACGCAGAGTTAAGAAGAGCGACATGGAAAAGCTTGCCAGAGCAACAGGCGGCAAACTGATTACCAACATGGACGAGATCACTCCCGAAGACCTCGGATATGCAGAACTTGTTGAAGAGAGGAAGATTGGCGGCGACAATATGACCTTTGTCACAGGTTGTGACAACCCGAAAGCTGTAACCATCCTGCTGCGTGGCGGCACAGAGCATGTAGTTGACAGCATTGACAGCGCTCTTGAGGATGCCCTGCGTGTTGTCGGCGTTGCAATCGAGGACGAAAAGCTCGTCGCAGGCGGCGGTTCCCCAGAAGTTGAGGTTGCACTCAGGCTCCAGGAATATGCAGCTACCCTCGAAGGTAGAGAGCAGCTTGCAGTCAAAGCCTATGCCGAAGCTCTTGAAATCATTCCAAGAACCCTTGCAGAGAATGCAGGACTTGACCCCATTGATATGCTTATGGAGCTTCGCTCTCAGCACGAGAAAGGCGTAAAAACTGCAGGACTCAACGTTTTTGAAGGAAAAGTCGTTGACATGTGGAAAGACTTTGTAGTTGAACCTCTCAGAGTCAAGACCCAGGTTATCAATGCAGCTACTGAGGCAGCAACCATGATCCTCAGGATCGATGATGTCATAGCTTCCACCCGTGCAGCCCCAGGCCCAGAAGAAATGGGTGGTATGCCAGGCGGAATGCAAGGTGGAATGGGCGGCGGAATGCCTCCAATGATGTAA
- a CDS encoding DUF169 domain-containing protein yields MCVTFEIGHEVGNEIESELENEIGHETKRDVNGKALERVSDVGDENSPEKSRFLFCELVQKARMGEEFLVSGQRCSPGNYVLGFSEKSPAAYYLNSGRYKNSKAAENAALSLPRLEKRFCFIKVEPLSLNKGNFDVMILFLKPEKAMRIVQAGAYSEGKRAVLDTMGAASICGDCTVLAYRQGMGLSFGCKGSRKHSGYEDFEVPLGLSFEKAIEIEDALSKLPETRK; encoded by the coding sequence GTGTGTGTAACTTTTGAAATAGGGCACGAAGTCGGAAATGAAATCGAGAGTGAGTTAGAGAATGAAATAGGGCATGAAACTAAAAGAGATGTCAACGGGAAAGCCTTGGAGAGAGTGTCCGACGTAGGAGATGAAAATTCTCCTGAAAAATCCCGCTTTCTTTTTTGCGAACTTGTGCAGAAAGCCCGTATGGGAGAAGAGTTCCTTGTCTCAGGGCAGAGATGCTCCCCAGGAAATTATGTACTGGGTTTCTCAGAGAAGAGTCCTGCTGCTTACTACCTGAACTCCGGAAGATATAAGAACTCGAAGGCTGCGGAAAATGCAGCTTTATCACTTCCGAGATTGGAAAAAAGGTTCTGCTTTATAAAAGTAGAACCCCTGTCCCTGAATAAAGGTAATTTTGATGTGATGATTCTTTTTCTGAAGCCTGAAAAAGCTATGCGCATTGTTCAGGCGGGTGCCTATTCGGAAGGAAAGAGGGCAGTACTGGATACGATGGGTGCAGCCTCAATTTGCGGGGACTGTACCGTACTTGCCTACAGGCAGGGCATGGGCCTATCATTCGGGTGCAAGGGCTCAAGAAAGCATAGTGGATATGAAGACTTTGAAGTTCCACTTGGGCTTTCTTTTGAGAAAGCGATCGAAATAGAAGACGCTCTTTCTAAACTTCCCGAAACAAGAAAGTAG
- the sepS gene encoding O-phosphoserine--tRNA ligase: protein MKFDPEKIKKDARENFDLTWNEGKKLVRTPTLNERYPRITLRYGKAHPVYDTIQKLREAYLRMGFEEMMNPLIVDDKEVRKQFGSEALAVLDRCFYLAGLPRPNVGISDERIAQIKEILGDIGDEGINKIRQVLHSYKKGKIEGDDLVPEISAMLGVSDALVADMIDRVFPEFKELVPQASTKTLRSHMTSGWFISLGALLERQEPPFHFFSIDRCFRREQQEDASRLMTYYSASCVIMDEDVTVDHGKAVAEGLLSQFGFEKFLFRPDEKRSKYYIPDTQTEVFAFHPKLVGSNSKYSDGWIEVATFGIYSPTALAEYDIPYPVMNLGLGVERLAMILHDAPDVRSLTYPQIPQYTEWEMSDGELAKQVFVDKVPETQEGNAIATAIVSQCELHGEEPSPCEFPAWEGEVCGRKVKVSVIEPEENTKLCGPAAFNEVVAYQGDLIGIPNTKKWQKAFENHSARAGIRFIEAFAAQAAKEIEEAAMSGATEHIVRVRIAKVPSEINLRIDPVAQRYITGKKKKIDMRGPVFTSVKAEFL from the coding sequence ATGAAATTTGATCCGGAAAAAATTAAAAAGGATGCAAGGGAGAACTTCGACCTTACCTGGAACGAAGGTAAAAAACTGGTCAGGACACCTACTCTGAACGAACGTTACCCCAGAATCACTCTGAGATATGGAAAAGCACATCCGGTTTACGATACAATCCAAAAACTCAGAGAAGCCTATCTGAGAATGGGTTTTGAAGAGATGATGAATCCTCTGATTGTAGATGATAAAGAGGTACGCAAACAGTTTGGAAGCGAAGCTCTTGCAGTTCTGGATCGCTGTTTCTATCTTGCAGGCTTGCCAAGGCCTAATGTTGGAATTTCCGATGAGCGCATCGCGCAGATAAAAGAAATTCTCGGAGATATAGGCGATGAAGGGATAAATAAGATCAGGCAGGTTCTCCATTCATATAAAAAAGGAAAGATTGAAGGAGACGATCTTGTACCTGAGATTTCAGCGATGCTTGGAGTATCCGACGCCCTTGTTGCCGATATGATTGACAGGGTTTTTCCTGAGTTTAAAGAACTTGTGCCGCAAGCAAGCACAAAGACACTCCGCAGCCACATGACTAGCGGCTGGTTCATTTCCCTTGGCGCCCTCCTCGAGAGGCAGGAGCCTCCTTTCCATTTTTTCTCCATAGATCGCTGCTTCAGGCGAGAACAGCAGGAGGATGCCTCAAGGCTCATGACCTACTACTCGGCTTCCTGCGTAATAATGGATGAGGATGTGACTGTTGATCACGGAAAAGCTGTTGCAGAAGGACTGCTTTCCCAGTTTGGATTTGAAAAATTCCTTTTCAGGCCCGATGAAAAGCGCAGTAAGTACTATATTCCAGACACTCAAACCGAGGTATTTGCCTTCCATCCGAAACTTGTAGGCTCTAATTCAAAATACTCGGACGGCTGGATTGAGGTTGCAACTTTCGGAATATATTCCCCAACAGCTCTTGCAGAATATGATATTCCGTATCCTGTCATGAATCTCGGGCTTGGAGTGGAAAGGCTGGCAATGATTCTGCATGATGCTCCTGATGTACGTTCCCTTACTTATCCTCAGATTCCACAGTATACAGAATGGGAGATGTCAGATGGTGAACTTGCAAAACAGGTTTTCGTAGATAAAGTGCCTGAAACTCAAGAAGGTAATGCAATTGCAACTGCAATCGTTTCCCAGTGCGAGCTGCATGGAGAAGAACCCAGTCCCTGTGAATTCCCTGCCTGGGAAGGAGAAGTCTGCGGCAGAAAAGTAAAAGTTTCCGTGATCGAGCCTGAAGAAAATACAAAGCTTTGCGGACCTGCGGCTTTCAATGAGGTTGTAGCCTATCAGGGAGACCTCATAGGAATTCCAAACACTAAAAAGTGGCAAAAAGCTTTTGAAAACCACTCTGCAAGAGCAGGAATCCGTTTCATAGAAGCATTTGCAGCCCAGGCTGCCAAGGAGATTGAAGAAGCTGCAATGTCGGGAGCGACCGAGCACATAGTCAGGGTAAGAATCGCCAAAGTTCCTTCAGAAATCAATCTGAGAATAGATCCTGTTGCTCAGCGCTATATCACGGGCAAAAAGAAAAAAATAGATATGAGGGGCCCGGTTTTCACGTCTGTAAAAGCGGAATTCCTCTGA
- a CDS encoding translin family protein: MFEEISARIRENFEAKDSIREEGLKISREVVRECRTASFALHSQDFEKADKSIKTAGKALERLEVLFKGHADIYHAGFVEHAQQEYTEVSVLSSLLKEDKNIPSPDDLRVEYAAYLNGLGDVVGELRRHVLDLIRDESFEKAEAFLGIMENIHAMIMDFDYPDAITRGLRRKTDVSRSLLEKTRGDVVNAIGQKRLESAMQNLESRL, translated from the coding sequence ATGTTTGAAGAGATTTCTGCCCGAATAAGGGAAAATTTTGAGGCTAAAGATAGTATAAGGGAAGAAGGATTGAAGATATCCCGCGAAGTTGTCAGGGAATGCAGGACAGCCTCATTTGCTCTTCACAGTCAGGACTTCGAGAAGGCGGACAAAAGTATTAAAACTGCTGGGAAAGCGCTTGAGAGACTTGAGGTTCTTTTCAAGGGGCATGCCGACATTTATCATGCAGGCTTTGTAGAACATGCCCAGCAGGAATATACGGAAGTCTCAGTCCTCAGCAGCCTGTTGAAGGAAGACAAAAATATTCCCTCTCCTGATGACTTAAGAGTTGAATATGCAGCCTATCTTAACGGTCTTGGGGACGTTGTAGGTGAGCTCAGGAGACATGTCCTTGATCTTATAAGAGATGAATCCTTTGAGAAAGCCGAAGCGTTTTTAGGCATCATGGAAAACATCCATGCAATGATTATGGACTTTGACTATCCTGATGCTATAACCAGGGGACTGAGAAGAAAAACCGATGTGTCCCGCTCCCTTTTAGAAAAGACACGCGGCGATGTTGTCAATGCAATCGGTCAGAAAAGGCTTGAAAGCGCAATGCAGAATCTGGAATCCAGACTTTAG
- a CDS encoding UPF0147 family protein, protein MIRVSSNDSAEVIRQCLQVLESINSDSSVPRNIRRSVNEIMDILNNESEPLFLRAASSISILEDISNDPNLPLHTRTLIWNLSSQLETIPVDE, encoded by the coding sequence GTGATTCGAGTGTCATCAAATGATTCAGCAGAAGTTATCAGACAATGTCTTCAGGTCTTAGAAAGTATAAACAGCGACTCTTCAGTTCCAAGAAATATCAGGCGTTCCGTGAATGAAATTATGGACATACTGAACAACGAATCCGAACCTCTCTTTCTTAGAGCAGCATCAAGCATTTCCATTCTCGAAGATATAAGCAATGATCCTAACCTTCCTCTGCACACAAGAACTTTGATATGGAATCTTTCAAGTCAGCTTGAGACCATTCCTGTAGATGAATAA
- a CDS encoding Sjogren's syndrome/scleroderma autoantigen 1 family protein: protein MDSEKDKKVKRIARFLEIGGTMLAEHCKVCGAPKFRYQGKVICPVCDVQEEEEAQEPALDAQVPESRSYTEKGRSSFETKKRTQAHRQKPRFGLRTSEAAVEEEKAIEPLEEEISRVPQDKEETGNTMPVTPVAPATAATKAAPTGRVEKLAASSKVSGTYGDRKILEDLLFKKMIDIADSLQDETDPHSIAEDLGLIEKGLGLIERLRQL from the coding sequence ATGGATTCCGAAAAAGATAAAAAAGTAAAGCGAATAGCACGTTTCCTTGAAATCGGAGGAACAATGCTTGCTGAGCATTGTAAAGTTTGCGGGGCCCCAAAATTCCGTTATCAAGGTAAAGTAATTTGTCCTGTATGTGATGTCCAGGAAGAGGAAGAAGCTCAAGAACCAGCCTTAGATGCCCAGGTTCCTGAGTCCAGATCGTACACAGAAAAAGGCAGATCTTCTTTTGAGACCAAAAAAAGAACCCAGGCTCACAGGCAAAAACCTCGTTTTGGGCTGAGAACCTCTGAAGCTGCTGTAGAAGAGGAAAAAGCTATTGAGCCGCTAGAAGAGGAGATTTCCAGGGTACCCCAAGATAAAGAAGAAACAGGAAATACAATGCCTGTAACTCCAGTGGCTCCTGCAACAGCTGCAACCAAGGCAGCACCCACAGGAAGAGTGGAAAAACTGGCTGCCTCATCGAAGGTATCCGGAACTTACGGAGACCGGAAAATACTGGAAGACCTTCTCTTTAAAAAGATGATCGATATTGCAGATTCCCTCCAAGATGAAACCGATCCGCACAGTATTGCCGAGGATTTAGGGCTAATTGAAAAAGGACTTGGGCTTATAGAGCGCCTGAGACAGTTATAA